The genomic region CTTGGCTGCGGCATTGTTGGTCTTGGCTTTCTTCTTCGCCGACCCCTTGGACTCAGGCTCCTTGCGCTTGGCCGACGTGATGGAGCCCGTCACCTTGAAGAAGTCATCCAGCCGGCCCTGCGTGCTGCCCTGACGGCTTTTGCTCAGCCTTTTGACACCGTTGCGGACGCGCTCCTCGTTGAACTGTTTCTCCACGCACATGAACTGGACGAGCTGCTCTTCGTTCGGCTCCGTCCACTTCAGCTCGATGTCGTCAGGGTTGACCACGTCTGGCTCTAGAAAGAGCTTCTGGGCCTCCTTGTGCAACCAGTTCTCGGGCAGAGGGTACTTATTGGTGTCTATGTGCTGAACGATCTCCTCAATGGTTTTGTGCTGCCTGATGAGCTCAACGGCACGCTTGGGCCCGATGCCACGGATGCTCTCGCAGTAGTCGCAGCCCAGGAGGATGCATAGATCCACAAACTGCTCCCAGGTCAGATCGAGGTCCTGCAGGATACGGTTCAGGTGGAACTCCTGGATGGGCAGCTTCTTAGCCTCGCTGGCAGTAAGATGCCGCATCAGCACAGGACTGCCGAAGGTGAGGCAATCCATATCTTCCGTGGCGGCCGCATAGACCTTCCCTGCCTTCACCAGGGTGGCGCAGCTGGCTTCCGCCTCCCCCGGGGCCTCCACGTAGGGGATGCCCATCAGCATGAGCAGCTTCTTGCACTCGTCAGTGTGCTGCTGGGTCACCTTGACCAGCCTCTTGCTGAACT from Anser cygnoides isolate HZ-2024a breed goose chromosome 5, Taihu_goose_T2T_genome, whole genome shotgun sequence harbors:
- the FEN1 gene encoding flap endonuclease 1, giving the protein MGIHGLAKLIADVAPGAIRENDIKAYFGRKVAIDASMSIYQFLIAVRQGAEVLQNEEGETTSHLMGMFYRTIRMVENGIKPVYVFDGKPPQLKSGELAKRTERRAEAEKHLQEAQQAGEETNIEKFSKRLVKVTQQHTDECKKLLMLMGIPYVEAPGEAEASCATLVKAGKVYAAATEDMDCLTFGSPVLMRHLTASEAKKLPIQEFHLNRILQDLDLTWEQFVDLCILLGCDYCESIRGIGPKRAVELIRQHKTIEEIVQHIDTNKYPLPENWLHKEAQKLFLEPDVVNPDDIELKWTEPNEEQLVQFMCVEKQFNEERVRNGVKRLSKSRQGSTQGRLDDFFKVTGSITSAKRKEPESKGSAKKKAKTNNAAAKFKKGK